A region of Salvelinus namaycush isolate Seneca chromosome 9, SaNama_1.0, whole genome shotgun sequence DNA encodes the following proteins:
- the si:ch211-201h21.5 gene encoding probable uridine nucleosidase 1: protein MAQKLVIIDTDAGIDDAQAIMMALAAPSLQILGITCCFGNTDVDNVCQNVLLVLSVCERTQIPVFQGAAGPLVGATKAFSDHFGTDGLGDVLEDRDPQWKEKLQTEHAVNAMIRLVADNPKQVL, encoded by the exons atggccCAAAAGCTGGTGATAATAGACACAGATGCAGGTATAGATGACGCCCAGGCGATAATGATGGCCCTGGCCGCTCCAAGCCTGCAGATCCTGGGGATAACTTGCTGCTTTGGGAATACTGATGTGGACAACGTCTGTCAGAATGTGCTgctggtgctgtctgtctgtgaacgCACACAG ATCCCAGTGTTCCAGGGTGCTGCTGGTCCCCTGGTGGGGGCCACCAAGGCTTTCAGCGACCACTTTGGGACAGACGGGCTGGGAGACGTGCTGGAGGATAGAGACCCACAGTGGAAGGAGAAGCTCCAGACAGAACATGCTGTTAATGCCATGATCAGACTGGTGGctgacaaccctaaacaggtactgtag
- the zgc:172121 gene encoding homocysteine S-methyltransferase produces MDKTDILKLMDVGRGPLIVDGGLATELESTGCKLQGDPLWSARLLHTNPQAIKDAHYRFLCAGADVITTATYQASVEGFTRHLDITPEQANQLIMSGVTLARETVKQFMADQPPSDRRVPLVAGSVGPYGAFLHNGSEYTGAYAAEMSVEELKAWHRPQVHCLVTAGVDLIAMETIPSVKEAEALVELLREFPDSKAWLAFSCKDGQCISDNSRFSEAVQLASRSSQLVAVGVNCCPPALVKPLLDSARTQRRPDLGWVVYPNSGEEWDTYSGWRKPENRISSIAELSLEWMKQGCALIGGCCRISPAHIAELRRQIHGDMSGSDASQRGQGRP; encoded by the exons ATGGACAAAACGGATATTCTAAAATTAATGGATGTTGGTCGGGGTCCACTTATTGTAGATGGTGGACTGGCAACAGAACTGGAATCAACAGGTTGTAAATTACAG GGAGATCCTTTGTGGAGTGCAAGGCTGCTACATACTAACCCACAGGCTATTAAAGATGCTCATTACAG GTTTCTGTGTGCTGGTGCTGATGTGATAACTACAGCCACGTACCAGGCTAGTGTTGAGGGCTTCACCAGGCACCTGGACATCACCCCTGAACAGGCCAACCAACTGATCATGTCAGGAGTGACTCTGGCCAGAGAGACTGTCAAACAGTTTATGGCTGACCAACCTCCATCAG ATCGCAGGGTGCCTCTGGTGGCAGGCTCTGTTGGACCTTACGGAGCGTTTCTACACAACGGCTCAGAGTACACTGGCGCTTACGCTGCGGAGATGAGTGTTGAG gaACTGAAAGCCTGGCACCGCCCCCAGGTCCACTGTCTAGTTACAGCAGGGGTCGATCTCATTGCCATGGAAACCATCCCAAGCGTGAAGGAGGCAGAAGCTCTGGTGGAGCTGCTCAGAGAGTTTCCAGATTCTAAAGCATGGCTGGCCTTCTCCTGTAAG GATGGCCAGTGTATATCTGACAACAGTCGTTTCTCTGAGGCGGTCCAGCTGGCCAGTAGGTCCAGTCAGCTGGTGGCTGTAGGGGTGAATTGCTGTCCTCCAGCCCTGGTCAAGCCCCTCCTAGACTCAGCCAGGACACAGAGGAGACCAGACCTCGGCTGGGTGGTGTACCCCAACAGTGGAGAGGAGTGGGATACATACTCTGG GTGGAGAAAACCAGAGAATAGAATATCTTCAATAGCTGAACTGAGTCTGGAGTGGATGAAACAAGGGTGTGCACTTATAG GAGGGTGCTGTCGCATCAGTCCTGCTCACATAGCGGAGCTACGAAGACAGATAC ATGGAGACATGTCTGGGTCTGATGCTTCACAGCGGGGACAGGGAAGACCTTAA